From the Streptomyces sp. 846.5 genome, the window CCCACGCTGCACGGAATCGACTTCCAGGTCCGACGCGGCGAGGTGGTCGCGGTGATCGGCGAGAACGGCTGCGGCAAGACCACGCTCATGAAGCTCCTGTGCGGCCTCAACCTGCCCACCTCGGGCACGGTCACCTGGGACGACGTGCCGGTCCAGGATCTGGATCCCGACGCGATGTGGCGCCTGACCAGCGTGGTCCCCCAGGAGTTCGCCCGCTGGCCGCTGACCTGCCGCGACAACATCACCCTGGGCCAGCCCGGACCGGAGGGCGACGCAGCCGTACACCGGGCCGCAGCGGCCAGCGGCGCTGACGACGTGATCACCTCGCTGCGCTCGGGCCTGGACACCCTGCTCGCTCGTGAGATCTGGGGCGGTCAGGCCCTGTCGAGCGGCCAGTTCCAGCGCCTCGCCGTTGCACGGGCGATGCACCGCGACGGCGGCCTGCTGGTCATGGACGAGCCCACCAGCGACCTGGACACCCGTGCCGAGCACCGGATCTTCACCGGTCTGCGGGACATCGCCCGGGATCGCGCCGTGGTTCTGGTCACCCACAACCTCGGCAACACCGCCGTCGCTGACCGCATCGTCTGCATGGACAAGGGCCGCATCGTCCAGCAGGGCACGTTCGCCGAACTCGTCCAAGCCGACGGGCCCTTCCGCTCGATGTGGCTGCTCCGAGCCGACCGTGGGATCCCCGGGCCACGGCCCCAGGGTTGACCGATTGTCAGTAGACGTTCTCTCGCGGCGGGTTACGCTGATCACCGGCGATCACGACACCACCGCGAGAGGAAGTCCGGCCCCCGTGACTGAGAAGTGGATGACCGAAGTCGGCGAGGACTTCACGGAGCCGACCAACCTCCACCCCGAGGTGCCGCACCCGGCGCGTGTCTACGACTTCTTGCTCGGCGGCAAGGATCATTTCCCGTCCGACCGCGAGGCCGGCGAGGCGATCCTGGCCATGGGCGAGGGCGGTCGCACCGCAGTGCGCGCCAACCGGGCTTTCCTCCAACGCGCCGTGCGCACGCTCGCGGAACTCGGAATCGACCAGTTCCTCGACATCGGCACCGGCATCCCCACCGCAGGCAACACCCACGAGATCGCCCAGAAGGCCAACACCGACGCCCGGGTCGTGTACGTCGACAACGACCCGATCGTGCTGACCCATGCCCGCGCGCTCATGTCCGGACCAGGACACGGCACCACCCGGGTCCTGCAGGCCGACCTGCGCGAGCCCGAGAAGATCCTCGGCGCACCGGAGGTGACCGAGACTCTCGACTTCACCCGCCCCGTCGCCCTGCTCCTGGTCGCGGTCCTGCACTTCCTCAAGGACGGCGAGCAACCGGGCGAGATCGTGGCCAAGCTCATCGACGTGCTGCCCTCCGGCAGTTACCTCGTCCTCAGCCACGTCACCGGCGAGGTACTGACGGACGACGAGGTGGCCGGCGTCGGTGTGGCCTACAGCAAGGTCCCCACCGGGATGAACCTGCGCACACGCGAGCAGGTGTCCCAATTCCTGGCCGGGCTGGACCTGCTGGAACCCGGCCTCGTACTCTGCCCGTTCTGGCGCCCCGAGGGAGGCGAACCCGCACCCGACGGCGACCGCGTCAGCATCCTCGCCGCCGTCGGCAAGAAATCCTGAGCCCGCCACACAAAGCGACATCCATGGTCTACCCGGCACGGCGGGCCCCGGGATCCGATCCCGGGGCCCGCCCGCAGGAGGTCAGTTGAACGGGTCGAGGGTGATGTAGGCCTGTTGCGGGTTGCTGTCGTTGACCAGGGACTCGAAGTTGCCGACGTCGTCGAAGGCGAAGGCGTAGGCCTTGCCGTCGACCATCTGGGCGTGGATCTTGCGGGCGTACTGGTTGCTGACCACGTCCTGGTAGAAGTCCGCCGCGTTGGTGTCCGGCTGGTTGGAGTCGGTCAGCAGCGTGGCCCTGTTGTAGCCGGCGCACAGGGTGCGCGAGATGGGGCCGCGGACCAGGTCGTTGGGGGCGTCCAGCAGTTTGTAGCAGCCGAAGATGCTGTCGGAGTCGGGCTTCTGGAAGCTGGTGACGACCGCGCCGGAGCTGTTGGTGAAGCTCATGACGTTGCCCGAGACCCTGCCGTAGTACTTGGTGTTCGGCTGGTCGGCGAACGGCGTCACGGTCAGGGTGGAGCTGGCGTACTTCGTCCAGACGCGGTTGACGTAGTCGTTCATCACGGTGGCGGGCAGGGCGCCGTTCTCGATGCCGTGGCCGGGCGCCAGGGCGCGCAGGACGGTGCCGTCGGAGCGAGTCTGGATCAGGTTGCCCCAGCCGCCGGGCTGGCCGCGCAGGGCGTTGAAGAAGCCGGTGTAGCCGCCCGACTTGAGGTGTCCGGTGCTCTTGGTCGTCCCGTCGGGGAGTTTGACGCCGACCGCGTAGGGGGCGGAGAACATGTCGACCTGGGTGCTGTTGATCCACAGACCGGACGGGTTGAGGGTGTACTCGGTCCAGTTGAACAGGATGTTCTCGTTGGGGTCGCTCGGGTTCTGTACCGCGGGCTGGACCAGCCCGCCGGTGGTGAGCTTGAAGACGAGCTTCTGCCCGTAGGAGAAGTACACCCGGCCCGAGAACTGGGGCATCCGCAGGGTCAGCGAACTGCCGTTGGCCGGTCCGGCGATCGACGCGTCAGGGGCGGCGATCGGCGGCTGCGCGCCGGCGGGCCAGGCGTGGAAGGTGCCGTTGGCGTCGGCCCAGCCCTGCTGGCCGGTGCTGAGCAGGGTGCCGATGTCGTAGATGTAGACCTGGTCGCTGCGACCGGAGTGGTTGGTGAACGTCAGCGGGATGGTGGTGGGGACCGCGGCGTCCGCGCTGGAGCCCACCCCCGCCGCTACCAGTCCCCCGGCGACCAGCGCTCCCGCGACGGCCGGGATGAGTACCTTCTTCTTTCGCCTGGCGTGCATCTGCGTCCTCCTGTGGGGGTGAGGGACATAGGGATTTCAGCCTGTTTGGGTGCCTTGAGGCGATTCTTGAGAGCGCTCTCAGAATCAGCCAATGGACTGGACCTGTCAATGAATCTGCACAACTATCCTGACGGGAGACGGTCAGTGACGGGCTGTCACGGACTTCGTCGCCATCGTCGCCTTCGTCACTGCGTCGCGAAGGCCTGGTTGCTGCCGACCGCGGAGGACTTGCAGGTCCACTGCTCGAACTGGGTGTTCGCGCTGGTGGAGTTGCCGGTCATGTCCAGGCACAGGCCGCTCTTCTGGTTCTTGAACTGCCAGGTGCCGTCCGAGAGGGCGATCGGCTGCCACAGGCTGTTGGCCGTGCCGTTCTGCGTGTACTGGATCACCGACGCGCCTGCGGCGGTCGAGGCGCCGAACACCGCGATGTCCGCGCCGCTGTTCTGGTTCTGCAGTTCGCCGTAGCCGCCGGAGACCGGGTTGAACTGGAACTCCTGGTTCGCCTGGCCGCTGGTCTTGCAGGTCCACTGGTCGATCGCCGCGCCGTTGCTCACACTGGCTCCGGCCACGTCCGCGCACAGCTTGCTGCTCTGCACGACCAGTTGGTGATAGCCGGTCGGGTAGCTCCCACTGCTGGTGGAGCCGCCCGCGAAGGGCTCGAACGCGGAGGTGAAGGCGCCGGTGCTCTGGCTGACACCGCTGCAGATCGACGACGCCGTCGTCGATCCGACACACCCGCCGTTGTCACGGCCCTCCGACCAGAACGAGAGCTCCGCGATGCCTTCGGCCGCCGCGTGGGACTCCACCAGGGAGGCGTCGGACAGGGTGAAGACCTCACCCGCGCTGTCGTTCTGACCGATCATCGGGGTCATGCCCAGCATCGCGTAGCCCTGGGCGAGGCTCTTGCCGTAGGTCGAGGCAACCTGACTGGCGTCCGCGTCGAGCGCCTGGTTGGCGGCGGTGCCCATCTCGGTGCCGGAGGTACCGTAGTCCATCGCCATCACGTTGACGACGTTGGGCGTGAACCCGGCGCTCTTGCCGCTGCTGAGCACGTACTGGCCGTCCGAGCTGAGTCCGCTGGGGAAGGTCGGAAGCGTGTACGAGATCGACAGCGAGCGTCCGGCCCCGGCCGCCCAGGAACGCACCAGCGCCAGCGCCTGGTTGGTGCGGTCGACGTCGGTGTGGTTGCTCAACGCGACCGCCTCGATGTCGAAGTCGATGTGCGTGAGGTTGAACGTGGTCACCACGTTCTCCATCTGCGTGGCCGCGGCGGCCGCCGACGAACAGGTGTTGCCCAGGTCGGTGCCGCCGTTGTCGGTGGTCCAGCCGCCGAAGGAGACCGACACGTCGCCGCCAGCGGCACGCAGGTTGGCGATCTGCGTCTGCCAGCCGGCGGTGTTGTACATCGACCAGCTGCAGTTCGCGCCGTCGACGAACGCCAGGGTGAAGAACTTGTCACCGGTACTGCTCGCGACGCTCGTCAGCGTGGTGTTGCTCAGTCCGGCGTCCACGTAGGGCGCCACGACGTGCACGGGCCAGGCGGTGGCCGCGGAGGCCGGAGCGGCGACGGTGAGACCGATGCCGGCCGCGCCGAGCGCGAGCGCGGCGGAACAGGAGATCGAACGGGCAGCTTGGGGCATGTGGGATCGCCTTCTGTGGGGGGCTGCTGTCGGGAACCCGGGCCCGGCGCACCGTGGTGCTGCGCCGGCCCGGTCCCGCATGGGGTCCCAGAATTGGGCTACACCAATCAAGGCGTCAATGGTCTAGACCGATATTTTACGATCAATCAGGTCACCGCTGACAGATGCCCCGAACATGCCGGATACCGTCCCGATTTTGCGCAATCCCGTCACCCGACGCCGCGCCGGACGGTCAGAGCGGGATGCCGTCCCCCGAGGGCAGGGAGGCGAGGTACTGGGTCGTCGCCTCGGGGGTGCCGAGCCAGCGGGGGTAGTCGGCCGGGTCGGCGTAGGTGTCGGCCAGGCGGGAGGCGACCTG encodes:
- a CDS encoding SAM-dependent methyltransferase, with product MTEKWMTEVGEDFTEPTNLHPEVPHPARVYDFLLGGKDHFPSDREAGEAILAMGEGGRTAVRANRAFLQRAVRTLAELGIDQFLDIGTGIPTAGNTHEIAQKANTDARVVYVDNDPIVLTHARALMSGPGHGTTRVLQADLREPEKILGAPEVTETLDFTRPVALLLVAVLHFLKDGEQPGEIVAKLIDVLPSGSYLVLSHVTGEVLTDDEVAGVGVAYSKVPTGMNLRTREQVSQFLAGLDLLEPGLVLCPFWRPEGGEPAPDGDRVSILAAVGKKS
- a CDS encoding glycoside hydrolase family 64 protein, with translation MHARRKKKVLIPAVAGALVAGGLVAAGVGSSADAAVPTTIPLTFTNHSGRSDQVYIYDIGTLLSTGQQGWADANGTFHAWPAGAQPPIAAPDASIAGPANGSSLTLRMPQFSGRVYFSYGQKLVFKLTTGGLVQPAVQNPSDPNENILFNWTEYTLNPSGLWINSTQVDMFSAPYAVGVKLPDGTTKSTGHLKSGGYTGFFNALRGQPGGWGNLIQTRSDGTVLRALAPGHGIENGALPATVMNDYVNRVWTKYASSTLTVTPFADQPNTKYYGRVSGNVMSFTNSSGAVVTSFQKPDSDSIFGCYKLLDAPNDLVRGPISRTLCAGYNRATLLTDSNQPDTNAADFYQDVVSNQYARKIHAQMVDGKAYAFAFDDVGNFESLVNDSNPQQAYITLDPFN
- a CDS encoding RICIN domain-containing protein encodes the protein MPQAARSISCSAALALGAAGIGLTVAAPASAATAWPVHVVAPYVDAGLSNTTLTSVASSTGDKFFTLAFVDGANCSWSMYNTAGWQTQIANLRAAGGDVSVSFGGWTTDNGGTDLGNTCSSAAAAATQMENVVTTFNLTHIDFDIEAVALSNHTDVDRTNQALALVRSWAAGAGRSLSISYTLPTFPSGLSSDGQYVLSSGKSAGFTPNVVNVMAMDYGTSGTEMGTAANQALDADASQVASTYGKSLAQGYAMLGMTPMIGQNDSAGEVFTLSDASLVESHAAAEGIAELSFWSEGRDNGGCVGSTTASSICSGVSQSTGAFTSAFEPFAGGSTSSGSYPTGYHQLVVQSSKLCADVAGASVSNGAAIDQWTCKTSGQANQEFQFNPVSGGYGELQNQNSGADIAVFGASTAAGASVIQYTQNGTANSLWQPIALSDGTWQFKNQKSGLCLDMTGNSTSANTQFEQWTCKSSAVGSNQAFATQ